One Arthrobacter sp. StoSoilB20 DNA segment encodes these proteins:
- a CDS encoding ABC transporter permease, with translation MPEPAMVQPLAVDMRRLTRVGARPKFLDYLVQLWDFREFIFYDARARVQSGTRRDRLGSAWLLLNPIFSGLTYYVMFGLLLQTGKGIENYIGYLVIGVFIFQASSGAITSGARSIHSNKSVVQAFNFPRATLPIGVNIREMMANVPLILAMLLIITLVPPVENITWLWLMILPALALQSVFNLGVGLILARIISRVHDATHLLPFFMRAWMYGSAIFYSYERFVTHPEILAVMKINPLFNVIDIIRNCVLYAQPPSWQSWAILAIWALAALMIGMVFFWQGEESYGRG, from the coding sequence ATGCCAGAGCCAGCAATGGTGCAGCCGTTGGCTGTCGACATGCGGCGACTAACGCGCGTGGGAGCGCGCCCGAAGTTTCTGGACTACTTGGTCCAGCTTTGGGATTTCCGCGAGTTTATTTTCTATGACGCCAGGGCCAGGGTCCAAAGCGGTACCCGTCGCGACCGGTTGGGCAGTGCATGGCTGCTGCTTAACCCGATTTTCAGTGGGCTCACTTACTACGTGATGTTTGGCTTGCTCCTGCAAACAGGCAAAGGCATCGAGAACTACATTGGATACCTGGTCATCGGCGTCTTCATCTTCCAGGCCTCCTCTGGGGCTATAACCAGCGGTGCGAGGTCGATCCATAGCAACAAGTCGGTTGTGCAGGCATTCAACTTCCCGAGGGCTACTTTGCCCATCGGAGTAAACATCCGCGAAATGATGGCCAACGTCCCTCTGATCCTCGCAATGCTCTTGATCATTACGTTGGTGCCGCCGGTCGAGAACATCACCTGGCTCTGGCTAATGATCCTGCCGGCGCTGGCGCTCCAGTCTGTTTTCAACCTGGGTGTTGGCTTAATCCTGGCTCGGATCATCTCCCGGGTTCACGATGCAACCCATCTTCTGCCCTTTTTCATGAGGGCTTGGATGTATGGATCCGCCATCTTCTACTCTTATGAGCGCTTTGTCACCCATCCGGAGATTCTGGCGGTGATGAAGATCAATCCACTCTTCAACGTCATTGACATTATTCGAAATTGCGTCCTTTACGCGCAGCCACCATCGTGGCAATCCTGGGCCATCCTCGCTATTTGGGCCCTTGCTGCGCTCATGATTGGCATGGTCTTCTTCTGGCAGGGGGAGGAATCCTATGGTCGTGGCTGA